From the genome of Nasonia vitripennis strain AsymCx chromosome 1, Nvit_psr_1.1, whole genome shotgun sequence, one region includes:
- the LOC100119569 gene encoding uncharacterized protein LOC100119569 isoform X2: MASNNMWSPLPQRNNGYNKKNRENQTKLINTLMEMFGTAFESDIIASVAQTCNWKLQPSIETLLSLTSTASPESSNNDNLQAYDLWAIDPYAMTEEAQPIFDSASSEHQVDIKPATEPKVETASLCGLKVEYRPKGMENNSDDDADVVIEEESSDYRIGTLEPVQRSVNVCQFLETPSVQCPPRNTLTKVNYINTASPSRSPARNSNNNNNNNDNNSPAAQARIESYILKGYKVLVLMRGCPGSGKSYLARDIVTRTCGQGSDYSNFIFSADDYFAITNRGVYVFDASKLQDAHAYNQNRVLNAARQGWSPIIVDNTNTQAWEMQHYINMGVENGYIVETLEPNTPWFRNANELERRNKHHVPKPKIRAMLERYEPGLSGERLLRMFKLTYKTANQPPQLRKLPALPQLEPQQQQQVAATPRRQPRTPKTSVEDMSQVCDALSLIAKEYSNLETVAMPPRSNSTGIDIITDDSGVKQPNSENWTEGSSYKEESLLDLPKLGAIGSERRVSNAGISSSNSSNQTEKAIVDVKKDEENLITFDPIGTEQKVSSSKMEEVLSTDNGLSQCWDFTLLLNGMQIHSKLDEEALDVDTKEVTKVDDKQVLQTLNTEPSNEPKTEDKLKKPLSPSDSSSSSMGSLERVDMSQFDICNNPEAAVVVTPSEVTEEKPSSTGGLGSILSFIKNSFLSNEKDNLHKQENDDKDKSSSTDNLTAKLRNSSIIDTSSKLSSVQEGLMLSGIESVLELSGESDEFFEAPDSLPSKPAERVVEELLEASSDFQLVEQCDDLVTQMRGNDENDGNFVSEKNFTEQIKNLQVIAKFEEEDSKVLKEPIDRVFGGKNVFTGKMQDTSGSNALTPKPDNSSSHVLFDNVDLITWQEAPFPLNDVADSTVKPEADSTNKVETCDKETFTDSYDFNVAYVGGTDDYKVLKAFNRSINEPGRHSPDESPSHRKLLLHKGTMTTNTSVLLFGERFFELEIQPAEEGSSNDRGEELVERYPQLPRAFVLDVYENCQRDFNWALDYLDSLQHDEATVSAAVEQHIAEAEAEAAGLSIEPRTNTTRVPVTVPARTSESSSSSSLSSSPQKQQIIKKEKSASSRTSSDAQLALKRQFEDKFVLSEESYKPHTLKVKSRKKRKSKAAKKTAVKQEEVVKESPQRKPSRLDHPAIEEEVDNEEEEEEYRMEDEQEETIELKLGYDFIRVLEEKFGSGGTGNDNFRPYDGLFPVIQIRKSMAQELHALWVESMESQLSFMHKQLDAMIARDAEYARSLELEEIGAMPEPENPNLKEIMDMEMALATFSNDRVSPKYRQHKKQKSKKESLEDMTSRVTERTLQDMFPFYESEMLHDIYEAHGRDFDETVRVIKENCSGKSTITMADVLKKRKTLMDELQKESRYQTSRHNQLEIQEGLDEACGGALEEVDEEDCITYDEVIQIGHKSREEARRQIALRNSNYQKASEAYQRKNPEVAAYYADVAKLHMKSIDRANATAASAFLAAQAYAHENEDILDLHHLRVDEALRALDIFLEHQLENMSKGARKSIFIITGRGARSINGHSRLKPAVSNKLNQKSINFKEANPGMLKVCLRKK; encoded by the exons ATGGCGTCCAATAACATGTGGAGTCCACTGCCCCAGAGAAATAACGGTTACAACAAAAAGAATAGAGAAAACCAGACAAAGCTAATCAATACATTAATGGAGATGTTCGGCACGGCCTTCGAGTCCGACATCATAGCGTCTGTTGCTCAAACGTGTAATTGGAAAC TGCAACCATCGATTGAAACCCTGTTATCACTCACCTCGACCGCGAGTCCCGAATCCAGCAATAACGATAATCTACAAGCCTACGACCTTTGGGCTATTGATCCTTATGCCATGACTGAGGAAGCCCAACCGATCTTCGATTCGGCCTCGTCGGAACATCAAGTCGACATCAAACCTGCAACTGAACCGAAAGTCGAAACTGCCTCTCTCTGCGGTCTTAAAGTGGAGTACCGGCCCAAGGGCATGGAAAACAACTCGGACGACGATGCGGACGTCGTTATTGAGGAGGAGTCGAGCGATTACCGTATTGGCACTCTAGAACCTGTTCAGCGCTCTGTTAACGTCTGCCAGTTCCTAGAGACACCATCTGTCCAGTGTCCACCCAGGAACACTTTGACCAAGGTCAATTACATCAACACTGCCTCGCCATCACGTAGTCCAGCTagaaatagtaataataataataataacaacgaCAATAACAGTCCAGCGGCTCAAGCTCGCATCGAGTCGTATATTCTCAAGGGCTATAAGGTACTGGTTCTGATGCGGGGCTGCCCTGGAAGCGGCAAGTCGTATCTTGCTCGAGATATCGTGACCAGGACATGCGGCCAAGGAAGTGATTATTCCAACTTCATTTTTAGCGCCGATGACTATTTTGCCATTACTAATAGGGGCGTGTATGTGTTCGATGCTTCGAAGCTTCAAGACGCGCATGCTTACAATCAGAATCGCGTACTTAATGCTGCGAGGCAGGGCTGGAGTCCCATTATCGTCGATAATACTAATACGCAGGCCTGGGAGATGCAGCACTACATAAATATGGGG gtGGAAAACGGCTACATAGTGGAGACCTTAGAGCCAAACACACCGTGGTTTCGAAATGCAAATGAGTTGGAACGACGCAACAAACACCACGTTCCTAAGCCAAAAATTCGCGCGATGCTTGAGCGCTACGAGCCAGGCCTCAGCGGTGAGAGGCTTCTCAGGATGTTCAAGCTCACCTATAAGACCGCTAACCAGCCTCCTCAACTACGGAAGTTACCAGCTCTTCCACAGCTGGAGccacaacaacagcagcaggtaGCTGCGACACCGCGGCGACAGCCACGTACGCCCAAGACCTCGGTTGAAGACATGTCACAG GTTTGTGATGCTCTGAGTTTAATAGCCAAGGAGTACTCGAACTTAGAGACAGTAGCAATGCCCCCGAGAAGTAATTCGACGGGTATCGATATAATCACCGACGACTCCGGCGTTAAACAGCCCAACAGCGAGAATTGGACAGAAGGTAGCTCTTACAAGGAGGAGAGCCTTCTCGACCTACCCAAACTTGGGGCAATCGGCTCTGAGCGACGAGTCTCCAACGCTGGTATCAGCAGCAGTAATAGTAGTAATCAAACAGAAAAAGCTATCGTTGATGTCAAGAAAGATGAAGAGAATTTGATTACGTTCGACCCCATCGGTACCGAGCAGAAGGTTAGTTCAAGCAAAATGGAAGAAGTACTTTCGACGGATAACGGACTGTCCCAATGCTGGGACTTTACTCTACTACTGAACGGCATGCAGATTCACAGCAAACTGGACGAGGAAGCGCTTGAC GTAGACACAAAGGAAGTCACAAAAGTTGACGATAAGCAAGTTCTCCAAACGCTGAATACCGAACCTTCCAATGAACCAAAGACAGAGGATAAGTTAAAGAAGCCATTATCTCCTAGCGACAGTAGTAGTAGCAGCATGGGTAGTCTTGAGCGAGTCGACATGTCGCAATTCGACATATGCAATAATCCGGAGGCTGCAGTGGTAGTTACACCTTCGGAAGTAACCGAAGAGAAACCATCTTCCACCGGTGGTCTGGGTTCTATACTGAGCTTCATCAAGAACTCCTTCTTGAGCAACGAGAAGGACAATCTGCATAAGCAAGAGAATGATGACAAGGACAAGTCAAGCTCGACAGACAACCTGACAGCCAAGCTTAGAAACTCGTCCATTATAGACACATCTTCAAAGCTCTCCTCG GTTCAGGAAGGTTTGATGTTATCGGGAATCGAGTCAGTACTCGAGCTCTCAGGGGAGAGTGACGAGTTCTTCGAGGCGCCGGACAGTCTACCGTCGAAACCAGCTGAACGCGTCGTCGAGGAACTGCTCGAGGCCAGCTCTGATTTTCAACTTGTCGAGCAGTGCGACGATTTAGTTACGCAAATGAGAGGAAATGACGAAAATGACGGCAATTTTGTGTCAGAGAAGAATTTCACCGAGCAGATCAAG AATTTGCAAGTAATTGCAAAATTCGAAGAGGAGGATAGCAAAGTATTGAAAGAGCCGATAGATAGAGTGTTCGGCGGCAAGAACGTTTTCACAGGGAAAATGCAG GACACAAGCGGCAGCAATGCCTTGACACCAAAGCCCGACAACAGTAGCAGCCACGTTCTTTTTGACAACGTGGATTTGATCACCTGGCAAGAGGCTCCGTTTCCGTTGAACGATGTTGCTGACTCGACGGTAAAACCAGAGGCTGACAGTACAAACAAAGTTGAAACATGCGACAAAGAGACGTTCACAGATTCGTACGACTTCAACGTCGCTTATGTAGGCGGTACCGATGACTACAAAGTTTTGAAAGCTTTCAACAGAAGCATCAACGAGCCTGGTAGACACTCACCTGACG AGAGTCCATCGCACCGTAAACTCCTGCTGCACAAGGGTACGATGACTACTAATACGAGCGTATTACTCTTTGGCGAGCGTTTCTTTGAGCTTGAGATCCAACCAGCAGAGGAAGGTAGCAGCAACGATCGAGGCGAGGAGCTGGTCGAGCGCTATCCTCAGCTACCTCGTGCCTTTGTCCTCGACGTCTACGAGAACTGCCAGCGTGACTTCAACTGGGCTTTGGATTACTTGGATAGTTTACAGCACGATGAAGCGACCGTCAGCGCAGCCGTCGAACAGCATATCGCCGAGGCTGAGGCCGAGGCTGCTGGACTTTCTATCGAACCTCgaa CAAATACCACCAGAGTGCCTGTTACAGTACCGGCAAGAACGTCGgagtcctcctcgtcgtcgtcattgTCATCCTCGCCCCAGAAGcaacaaatcattaaaaaagaaaaaagcgccTCGTCGCGAACCTCGTCGGACGCGCAGTTGGCCCTGAAACGTCAATTCGAAGATAAATTCGTATTAAGTGAGGAGAGTTATAAACCGCATACTTTGAAGGTCAAGAGTCGGAAGAAGCGGAAATCAAAGGCCGCGAAGAAGACGGCGGTCAAGCAGGAGGAGGTAGTGAAAGAGAGTCCGCAACGGAAGCCGTCAAGATTGGACCATCCAGCGATAGAGGAGGAGGTCGATAacgaagaggaggaagaggagtaCAGGATGGAAGATGAGCAAGAAGAGACGATTGAGCTGAAGCTTggatatgattttatacgtGTACTCGAGGAGAAATTTGGTAGCGGTGGTACCGGTAATGACAACTTTCGGCCGTACGATGGTCTCTTTCCTGTCATTCAGATACGTAAATCAATGGCCCAGGAGCTGCATGCGCTCTGGGTCGAAAGCATGGAAAGTCAATTGAGTTTCATGCACAAACAGCTCGATGCTATGATTGCCAGAG ATGCTGAGTACGCCAGGTCTTTAGAGCTAGAAGAAATAGGAGCAATGCCTGAACCAGAAAATCCGAACCTCAAGGAGATCATGGACATGGAGATGGCTTTGGCGACGTTCAGCAACGATCGCGTAAGTCCTAAATATCGCCAGCACAAG aaGCAAAAGTCCAAGAAGGAGTCTCTGGAGGATATGACCTCGCGCGTTACGGAGCGTACGCTGCAGGACATGTTTCCGTTCTACGAGAGTGAAATGCTGCACGATATTTACGAGGCACACGGACGTGATTTTGACGAGACTGTACGTGTGATAAAAGAAAACTGCTCGGGCAAGTCAACTATCACCATGGCTGATGTGTTAAAGAAGCGTAAGACGCTTATGGACGAGCTGCAAAAAGAGAGCAGATACCAGACCTCAAGACATAATCAATTA gaAATCCAAGAAGGTCTTGACGAGGCTTGTGGTGGTGCTTTGGAAGAGGTGGATGAAGAAGACTGTATTACTTATGACGAAGTAATACAGATTGGACATAAGTCGCGCGAAGAGGCGAGGCGCCAAATCGCGCTCAGGAATTCGAATTATCAAAAGGCTAGCGAAGCTTATCAGCGAAAGAACCCCGAAGTGGCTGCTTATTATGCCGACGTT GCCAAATTACATATGAAGAGTATTGATCGAGCTAACGCAACGGCGGCATCAGCATTCTTGGCCGCACAAGCCTACGCTCATGAGAACGAGGATATTCTGGATCTTCACCACTTGCGAGTCGACGAGGCCTTGCGTGCCCTCGACATCTTTCTCGAGCATCAGCTGGAAAACATGTCTAAAGGAGCGCGTAAAAGTATCTTTATCATCACGGGTAGAGGCGCGCGAAGCATTAACGGACATAGCAGGCTTAAACCGGCCGTCTCTAACAAGCTTAATCAAAAGTCTATTAA tttcaaGGAGGCGAATCCTGGAATGCTGAAGGTATGCCTGCGCAAAAAATAA
- the LOC100119569 gene encoding uncharacterized protein LOC100119569 isoform X3 gives MASNNMWSPLPQRNNGYNKKNRENQTKLINTLMEMFGTAFESDIIASVAQTCNWKLQPSIETLLSLTSTASPESSNNDNLQAYDLWAIDPYAMTEEAQPIFDSASSEHQVDIKPATEPKVETASLCGLKVEYRPKGMENNSDDDADVVIEEESSDYRIGTLEPVQRSVNVCQFLETPSVQCPPRNTLTKVNYINTASPSRSPARNSNNNNNNNDNNSPAAQARIESYILKGYKVLVLMRGCPGSGKSYLARDIVTRTCGQGSDYSNFIFSADDYFAITNRGVYVFDASKLQDAHAYNQNRVLNAARQGWSPIIVDNTNTQAWEMQHYINMGVENGYIVETLEPNTPWFRNANELERRNKHHVPKPKIRAMLERYEPGLSGERLLRMFKLTYKTANQPPQLRKLPALPQLEPQQQQQVAATPRRQPRTPKTSVEDMSQVCDALSLIAKEYSNLETVAMPPRSNSTGIDIITDDSGVKQPNSENWTEGSSYKEESLLDLPKLGAIGSERRVSNAGISSSNSSNQTEKAIVDVKKDEENLITFDPIGTEQKVSSSKMEEVLSTDNGLSQCWDFTLLLNGMQIHSKLDEEALDVDTKEVTKVDDKQVLQTLNTEPSNEPKTEDKLKKPLSPSDSSSSSMGSLERVDMSQFDICNNPEAAVVVTPSEVTEEKPSSTGGLGSILSFIKNSFLSNEKDNLHKQENDDKDKSSSTDNLTAKLRNSSIIDTSSKLSSEGLMLSGIESVLELSGESDEFFEAPDSLPSKPAERVVEELLEASSDFQLVEQCDDLVTQMRGNDENDGNFVSEKNFTEQIKNLQVIAKFEEEDSKVLKEPIDRVFGGKNVFTGKMQDTSGSNALTPKPDNSSSHVLFDNVDLITWQEAPFPLNDVADSTVKPEADSTNKVETCDKETFTDSYDFNVAYVGGTDDYKVLKAFNRSINEPGRHSPDESPSHRKLLLHKGTMTTNTSVLLFGERFFELEIQPAEEGSSNDRGEELVERYPQLPRAFVLDVYENCQRDFNWALDYLDSLQHDEATVSAAVEQHIAEAEAEAAGLSIEPRTNTTRVPVTVPARTSESSSSSSLSSSPQKQQIIKKEKSASSRTSSDAQLALKRQFEDKFVLSEESYKPHTLKVKSRKKRKSKAAKKTAVKQEEVVKESPQRKPSRLDHPAIEEEVDNEEEEEEYRMEDEQEETIELKLGYDFIRVLEEKFGSGGTGNDNFRPYDGLFPVIQIRKSMAQELHALWVESMESQLSFMHKQLDAMIARDAEYARSLELEEIGAMPEPENPNLKEIMDMEMALATFSNDRVSPKYRQHKKQKSKKESLEDMTSRVTERTLQDMFPFYESEMLHDIYEAHGRDFDETVRVIKENCSGKSTITMADVLKKRKTLMDELQKESRYQTSRHNQLEIQEGLDEACGGALEEVDEEDCITYDEVIQIGHKSREEARRQIALRNSNYQKASEAYQRKNPEVAAYYADVAKLHMKSIDRANATAASAFLAAQAYAHENEDILDLHHLRVDEALRALDIFLEHQLENMSKGARKSIFIITGRGARSINGHSRLKPAVSNKLNQKSINFKEANPGMLKVCLRKK, from the exons ATGGCGTCCAATAACATGTGGAGTCCACTGCCCCAGAGAAATAACGGTTACAACAAAAAGAATAGAGAAAACCAGACAAAGCTAATCAATACATTAATGGAGATGTTCGGCACGGCCTTCGAGTCCGACATCATAGCGTCTGTTGCTCAAACGTGTAATTGGAAAC TGCAACCATCGATTGAAACCCTGTTATCACTCACCTCGACCGCGAGTCCCGAATCCAGCAATAACGATAATCTACAAGCCTACGACCTTTGGGCTATTGATCCTTATGCCATGACTGAGGAAGCCCAACCGATCTTCGATTCGGCCTCGTCGGAACATCAAGTCGACATCAAACCTGCAACTGAACCGAAAGTCGAAACTGCCTCTCTCTGCGGTCTTAAAGTGGAGTACCGGCCCAAGGGCATGGAAAACAACTCGGACGACGATGCGGACGTCGTTATTGAGGAGGAGTCGAGCGATTACCGTATTGGCACTCTAGAACCTGTTCAGCGCTCTGTTAACGTCTGCCAGTTCCTAGAGACACCATCTGTCCAGTGTCCACCCAGGAACACTTTGACCAAGGTCAATTACATCAACACTGCCTCGCCATCACGTAGTCCAGCTagaaatagtaataataataataataacaacgaCAATAACAGTCCAGCGGCTCAAGCTCGCATCGAGTCGTATATTCTCAAGGGCTATAAGGTACTGGTTCTGATGCGGGGCTGCCCTGGAAGCGGCAAGTCGTATCTTGCTCGAGATATCGTGACCAGGACATGCGGCCAAGGAAGTGATTATTCCAACTTCATTTTTAGCGCCGATGACTATTTTGCCATTACTAATAGGGGCGTGTATGTGTTCGATGCTTCGAAGCTTCAAGACGCGCATGCTTACAATCAGAATCGCGTACTTAATGCTGCGAGGCAGGGCTGGAGTCCCATTATCGTCGATAATACTAATACGCAGGCCTGGGAGATGCAGCACTACATAAATATGGGG gtGGAAAACGGCTACATAGTGGAGACCTTAGAGCCAAACACACCGTGGTTTCGAAATGCAAATGAGTTGGAACGACGCAACAAACACCACGTTCCTAAGCCAAAAATTCGCGCGATGCTTGAGCGCTACGAGCCAGGCCTCAGCGGTGAGAGGCTTCTCAGGATGTTCAAGCTCACCTATAAGACCGCTAACCAGCCTCCTCAACTACGGAAGTTACCAGCTCTTCCACAGCTGGAGccacaacaacagcagcaggtaGCTGCGACACCGCGGCGACAGCCACGTACGCCCAAGACCTCGGTTGAAGACATGTCACAG GTTTGTGATGCTCTGAGTTTAATAGCCAAGGAGTACTCGAACTTAGAGACAGTAGCAATGCCCCCGAGAAGTAATTCGACGGGTATCGATATAATCACCGACGACTCCGGCGTTAAACAGCCCAACAGCGAGAATTGGACAGAAGGTAGCTCTTACAAGGAGGAGAGCCTTCTCGACCTACCCAAACTTGGGGCAATCGGCTCTGAGCGACGAGTCTCCAACGCTGGTATCAGCAGCAGTAATAGTAGTAATCAAACAGAAAAAGCTATCGTTGATGTCAAGAAAGATGAAGAGAATTTGATTACGTTCGACCCCATCGGTACCGAGCAGAAGGTTAGTTCAAGCAAAATGGAAGAAGTACTTTCGACGGATAACGGACTGTCCCAATGCTGGGACTTTACTCTACTACTGAACGGCATGCAGATTCACAGCAAACTGGACGAGGAAGCGCTTGAC GTAGACACAAAGGAAGTCACAAAAGTTGACGATAAGCAAGTTCTCCAAACGCTGAATACCGAACCTTCCAATGAACCAAAGACAGAGGATAAGTTAAAGAAGCCATTATCTCCTAGCGACAGTAGTAGTAGCAGCATGGGTAGTCTTGAGCGAGTCGACATGTCGCAATTCGACATATGCAATAATCCGGAGGCTGCAGTGGTAGTTACACCTTCGGAAGTAACCGAAGAGAAACCATCTTCCACCGGTGGTCTGGGTTCTATACTGAGCTTCATCAAGAACTCCTTCTTGAGCAACGAGAAGGACAATCTGCATAAGCAAGAGAATGATGACAAGGACAAGTCAAGCTCGACAGACAACCTGACAGCCAAGCTTAGAAACTCGTCCATTATAGACACATCTTCAAAGCTCTCCTCG GAAGGTTTGATGTTATCGGGAATCGAGTCAGTACTCGAGCTCTCAGGGGAGAGTGACGAGTTCTTCGAGGCGCCGGACAGTCTACCGTCGAAACCAGCTGAACGCGTCGTCGAGGAACTGCTCGAGGCCAGCTCTGATTTTCAACTTGTCGAGCAGTGCGACGATTTAGTTACGCAAATGAGAGGAAATGACGAAAATGACGGCAATTTTGTGTCAGAGAAGAATTTCACCGAGCAGATCAAG AATTTGCAAGTAATTGCAAAATTCGAAGAGGAGGATAGCAAAGTATTGAAAGAGCCGATAGATAGAGTGTTCGGCGGCAAGAACGTTTTCACAGGGAAAATGCAG GACACAAGCGGCAGCAATGCCTTGACACCAAAGCCCGACAACAGTAGCAGCCACGTTCTTTTTGACAACGTGGATTTGATCACCTGGCAAGAGGCTCCGTTTCCGTTGAACGATGTTGCTGACTCGACGGTAAAACCAGAGGCTGACAGTACAAACAAAGTTGAAACATGCGACAAAGAGACGTTCACAGATTCGTACGACTTCAACGTCGCTTATGTAGGCGGTACCGATGACTACAAAGTTTTGAAAGCTTTCAACAGAAGCATCAACGAGCCTGGTAGACACTCACCTGACG AGAGTCCATCGCACCGTAAACTCCTGCTGCACAAGGGTACGATGACTACTAATACGAGCGTATTACTCTTTGGCGAGCGTTTCTTTGAGCTTGAGATCCAACCAGCAGAGGAAGGTAGCAGCAACGATCGAGGCGAGGAGCTGGTCGAGCGCTATCCTCAGCTACCTCGTGCCTTTGTCCTCGACGTCTACGAGAACTGCCAGCGTGACTTCAACTGGGCTTTGGATTACTTGGATAGTTTACAGCACGATGAAGCGACCGTCAGCGCAGCCGTCGAACAGCATATCGCCGAGGCTGAGGCCGAGGCTGCTGGACTTTCTATCGAACCTCgaa CAAATACCACCAGAGTGCCTGTTACAGTACCGGCAAGAACGTCGgagtcctcctcgtcgtcgtcattgTCATCCTCGCCCCAGAAGcaacaaatcattaaaaaagaaaaaagcgccTCGTCGCGAACCTCGTCGGACGCGCAGTTGGCCCTGAAACGTCAATTCGAAGATAAATTCGTATTAAGTGAGGAGAGTTATAAACCGCATACTTTGAAGGTCAAGAGTCGGAAGAAGCGGAAATCAAAGGCCGCGAAGAAGACGGCGGTCAAGCAGGAGGAGGTAGTGAAAGAGAGTCCGCAACGGAAGCCGTCAAGATTGGACCATCCAGCGATAGAGGAGGAGGTCGATAacgaagaggaggaagaggagtaCAGGATGGAAGATGAGCAAGAAGAGACGATTGAGCTGAAGCTTggatatgattttatacgtGTACTCGAGGAGAAATTTGGTAGCGGTGGTACCGGTAATGACAACTTTCGGCCGTACGATGGTCTCTTTCCTGTCATTCAGATACGTAAATCAATGGCCCAGGAGCTGCATGCGCTCTGGGTCGAAAGCATGGAAAGTCAATTGAGTTTCATGCACAAACAGCTCGATGCTATGATTGCCAGAG ATGCTGAGTACGCCAGGTCTTTAGAGCTAGAAGAAATAGGAGCAATGCCTGAACCAGAAAATCCGAACCTCAAGGAGATCATGGACATGGAGATGGCTTTGGCGACGTTCAGCAACGATCGCGTAAGTCCTAAATATCGCCAGCACAAG aaGCAAAAGTCCAAGAAGGAGTCTCTGGAGGATATGACCTCGCGCGTTACGGAGCGTACGCTGCAGGACATGTTTCCGTTCTACGAGAGTGAAATGCTGCACGATATTTACGAGGCACACGGACGTGATTTTGACGAGACTGTACGTGTGATAAAAGAAAACTGCTCGGGCAAGTCAACTATCACCATGGCTGATGTGTTAAAGAAGCGTAAGACGCTTATGGACGAGCTGCAAAAAGAGAGCAGATACCAGACCTCAAGACATAATCAATTA gaAATCCAAGAAGGTCTTGACGAGGCTTGTGGTGGTGCTTTGGAAGAGGTGGATGAAGAAGACTGTATTACTTATGACGAAGTAATACAGATTGGACATAAGTCGCGCGAAGAGGCGAGGCGCCAAATCGCGCTCAGGAATTCGAATTATCAAAAGGCTAGCGAAGCTTATCAGCGAAAGAACCCCGAAGTGGCTGCTTATTATGCCGACGTT GCCAAATTACATATGAAGAGTATTGATCGAGCTAACGCAACGGCGGCATCAGCATTCTTGGCCGCACAAGCCTACGCTCATGAGAACGAGGATATTCTGGATCTTCACCACTTGCGAGTCGACGAGGCCTTGCGTGCCCTCGACATCTTTCTCGAGCATCAGCTGGAAAACATGTCTAAAGGAGCGCGTAAAAGTATCTTTATCATCACGGGTAGAGGCGCGCGAAGCATTAACGGACATAGCAGGCTTAAACCGGCCGTCTCTAACAAGCTTAATCAAAAGTCTATTAA tttcaaGGAGGCGAATCCTGGAATGCTGAAGGTATGCCTGCGCAAAAAATAA